AGATACAAGATGATCTTTGCATTTTTCTATCTATGAACCAGTATTTTTCTAGgcaaaatatgtacatacacacttaaaaacctattttcataaagcattttatACATACTCATTTCACCCAAACAAGTGACCGAGGACCCAGAGGGTAAACAGGTTGGTACCGGCTGTGGTGATTAAGTGGCTGTGCTATGTAGCAGTGCCATAAGCTTGCTTGGAAGTTGCAAGAACGATTGAGaagtttttcctcttttttttttccctgtggaGCCCATGAaaagagttggggggggggggcacagagactCCCCAACAGAGAAATGAGAAAGTCAGCTGCTAGACACACAAGCATCTGTACTGCACTTAAACAGCACATGTCCTGGCTCTGCCCTTTTGAGCTCCTCTATGAGCAGAGCTACGGTCTACCTAAAAATGAACCTTGCTGTGCACAAACCTTTGCTTTTTATGGTCTGTCTGAATGAGATCCAGAGACGCTGTGCGAGAGTACAGCTTTCCTAGAGCGCTCGGGTGGGCCGGAACACGCAAAGACAGAGAGCAGAGTTTTAATTACAAAGCAGTGAAGGAGACTGTTACTGTTTAGTACATGGAGTTCACCATTCTAAGCTCCATTCTGCACTGCACGAATGACGGCACATGTAGTGCAGCCAAGCCAGTCAGACGCTGTAGCTCATTCCATAATCCACAGAAAAATTTGAGCTCCGCTGCAGGCAGAAAATGTTTCAAGATTCAGGCAGACTTTCAAGTGAAAGGGgacccaaaataaaaaaggtTTTCCATTATGCAGAACTTCTGAACATGACTGCTCTCAGTGACGGTTCCATAAAAATGCCTTTTGATACACCACACCTGAACACAGGCCAGTGGATAGACACCAAAAAAACCTTGCGGCTTGTATTTCAATTCATTCGTGTTGCCCTTTGGTCCTTCATCGCTGCTTAAACTTCATTTacagccagacagagaagctgcTGCCTTTTGGAACGCGTTAGTCTCCTGGAGAAATGATTTGTTGGCAACTGGAGTTTAACCAAAAATTCCTGCCATTCCCCACCATCTACGTGCATCTGTGGTCTTGTCTAACCATCACTCACACCAAAGACAAAGACAAAGAACTTGAGTATAGGAATAAGCACATCATTTTGTGCCCAAACTGTCCCCAAAAGATTGCCTCTTTCCAACACGCCTTTCAAAAGCAGCCCGCAATCTAGTTCTACCAAGAGAAATGTGCTATTACACAATATTTGTTGCATGCTTTTTAATCAACAATGCAGTCCAACTCTTTAAAAACATCAAAGGCCACCAATGTAAATACAAACTGCAGGAAGGACACCATGAGAAGAGAAATCTACTGCCAGGTTAACAATTAGTTCAAGCAGTAGTGTACTGTACTACTTTTGTTCAACTTGAATTCAGCAAgtcacaagttttttttttctttttttgctgccACTCTAATAGAACCTAAAGCGACAAGGTAGTTGTTTACACCATAAAATACAACTATTGACCTAACCCCATGTTATCATCTGCGGTTTAAGGCAACACTATGGATATGTTTCAAAAGTCAGCTACATTACTCGAACAAAACGGTTAAGTTCAAAGTGCTACAGCAAACATGCTCTGTGTCACGGCCTAAAACTACAAGGACCAAGCATGTGCACCACGCCCACGCCCAACCATGCTGTCCATGACACGCTGGTGCCGGCTGCATGGAACGCATGGCTGTTGTAGGGAGCAATGCTTAATTTAGATGTGAAATGCAGCTTCTCGGAGCAAGAGCAACAGCATCTGAAATGTTGTCAACAACAGAAATGTGTTTTCAGCCCCGATTTACAAATTTTTCTCTGCAGGGTTCAAAGCAAAGGCAACTTCAAGCAGTTTAGTTTGCTTTGACAAAGCAGGTAGTCACAGCCAATCTGGAAGAGAGTCACAGAAACCATTCAGAACATGTGATCCTGTTTTCTAATTTCATAACAGGGGAACTTCAAGCCTTGCCTGTGAACACCCTAAGTAATGGCATTTTCATTCAACAATTAGATGTTTGCACTTAGTCTGCAATCAATGCAGGATCAAATTGGTTGAAACACTGAACTGtaaaaagagcatttttttctctccccatgtAATTCAGCTTTGTTATATTTGGCTTTGCTTACCTACTGTCAGCCAATGGCAGGCTGCTCAGTGCATGCAAAACACCCACAAGTCCCATAGGGGCACTTATGTGCATTGGTTAGCGCAGATCCCCCGACCGCCTGGAAGAGCTACTTCAAACTCCCTGGTCGGATATGGCGCTCGGGATCGTCTCATGCTCGGAGTAAGAGTCAAATCAGGAACCCTGCAATCTAAGAATTGCTGATGGGAAAGATGGAGAAACACCACGCATTCTGTCCAGGCCGAAAGGTATGACAAGTAGAAAGATATCCGGTTCTGTCTCCATGGCTGCAAACCCATCTAGCAGGAGGGCCCTCTGGGATAACACACCACCAGCGAGTCTGTGTAGCAGCAGGCTACGCAGAATGGACACTTCCCCACCCTGCAGGTCTGCTGACACCTCTACCTATACATGAAATGCTATGGTACCGTGCCTCGCTGCTCTAGTTGTCTATATTCTATAGTCTATAATTGTCATGTGACTGGGGTTGAAAGGTGACACCATTCTATTTAAACTGCAACCCACTAAATAATTATAGGGGCTGCATCTCAGAATTGTTAGTCTGCCAATgacacattcctaaaaaaaataataaagtgaAACCTCACATATTTACTAGACAAACTTGTTAGCCTTGTGAATGAAAGAGCTTTACTCACAGTGAGGCATTTCCAATGGACCTTATGTGCTGGACCCTGATTAATATAAACTGCTGTCTTAAAAGATTGTAGGAAggctttggagggggggggttgattccTCAAACCACATTGTATTCAGCCCAGAGCAATGGCACCCCACAGCTGAACAGCTAGCTCCCTGCCCCCTTGGAACACAAGGAAAGCCTCATATATCATATCTTCTTGGGACGCCGTCCCAGATGATAGTAGTAGCAGAGTGTGATGATGAGGAAGAGCACCcgactgaggaggaggaggatgccGGAATTGGATGCTGAGCCCATCTCGATGAAAGTCGCAGTCATTACTGCAGAGAGATGAGAGCATTTCAGGCGGCAGTCAGTGAACGTGCACTTAAAGATTATCACTCATACACAAATGGAACGTGGATTAAAATATGTACAATCAAAATAAGTTAATTCTTAATAGTTTAGTAAAAAATTGACACCCCCTCTTGGCGTTTCAGTTTACAGCACATGTAATGCTAAACGTttgccactagagggcagcatcGTTCTAGAAGATCAGGACTAAAATGGGTATTCAATGCATTATGTGCAGGTGATGGGAAACAAGTTCTCATACCTAAAAACTGGACAGTGAAGTAGCAAGCTTCTGTCAGCAGTGTCCACTGGATAATGACCTTTTCTGCCGTGTACAGGCCATTCCACATGATTAGAGAGATACCTGTGAAGGAGAAGAAACAGTTCACTTCTCAAGGTTTTCAGTCACGCAGACTTTACAGGCAGAAATGCTGTGGGCAGCAGACAGTATAGCGGTTAAAGCAACGATTCTTCATCTAAGTGCTGCTAGTCCTAGAATGGGCCCGTCTGTTGCATGATTAAGCAAGATGCTCGTTTACCCTGCTGAAATATGCAGCCATATATACAGTGAAAGAAAGTGTTGACTGCACTCCGGAATGTGATCATTCTGATAATGTAACGCATTATCAGTAATACTTCCCCGTAGTTTTTAGTATTTGTATGCAGCACTTTTTACATTTACTTTgtaaatgaatgtttttttgttgcatGTGAAAAGCGTAACCGCTTTGCAATTTCGTTATCCGcggtataatgacaataaaaggcttcTAATTCCAGTTCTAAAAGCAGCAACTCTCATTCGAGAATTAGGTCTGTCGATGTACTTCCTGTCCACTCTGTTCAGTTCTTAACATCCCAGAGCGTAGTCTATGAAAAACCTACAGAAAGCTACCGTGAAGAAGCTGGGCTGTTTGCAGTACAAGCTGCATGTTTTGTTCGCGGCAGATCGAAACGACAGGTCTGTCCTGTGTGGTTTTCAGCAGGATATAGTGCGGTGTCACCCAGAGGACACCCAAGGCCCCCGCATGCTGAGTGTGACCCTGCTCTGAAGCCCACATTTGAGAGTGTCAAATGTTTTCTGGTCTAAACCAATTCAACTATAATAAGTTCACATCTTCTGCTCGGGTCTCCATGACATGGAACAGAAGTAGGACAGATTGAAAAATTGGTAGGCAACCCTCAATCTCTTTCTTATAATGGTGGATCCCATCTCGAAGGACAGTTTAATGTATGATTAAACAGGGGAGTCGCATTCGGTGTTTTTAATCTCCAGGAACATTCTTCTCTGTACATTCTGCCTGTGGTCTTTTTATCTCGTCCATTTTCCACTGATTTTTTTCAGACAGTTCTGATTAAAAGCAGCAAACCTGTTTTGATCACCTAACGCACATATTTTGCCAACAGCCTTCACTAAGCTGGGTCAAAGGTGACACTGGGAATTCACGGTGTTGAAATATTAAATCAGTCATTAATATTGATGATTCACAATCATGCTGCTCTGTGAATCTGAGTTTGCATGCAACAGGAATGTTTCCAAACTGCCCTCACTTTCCAACTTCTTCCTGAAGAACTGCCACTGGTGATGGGATTGTGGGATTTAATATATCCATAGGAGGAACTTTTCAGTTTTGTGTAAAATGTTGGATGAAAATCTCATGTTTCTTAGCTGGTGAATAGCAATGAGTACATGAAGAACTGAGCAATGGCCTGACATGACCACAGCACCAGTGTGAGAGGAGAGGCGGCTTCCTTACTGAGGAGGGCTCCTCCGTAGAGGCGGATGGAGATGATGGAGCTGGAGAGCTCCTCTTCAAACACCATCTCCGACAGCTGGCCGGGGAACGCCAGAGCCTGCAGGAAAGCGAGAGCTTCAGATGTTTCCCGCAAGAACGCCTGTCCACTTCAGGCACTTCCAATTTGTGTTACAGACCGGCTGGAAGAGTCCTGATGCGTAGTAAGGTGACCTGAGGCTTCAATACACCTTCTGGCAAAGTCCACCAATTTCATTACATCCTGAGATGCGGCACAGCGGCACAGCGCCGAGGCAGAGCGCGCTGAAGGCGGGGAAACAGCCCTCATCTCTAATGCATTTCGTTTGTGCTCTGGGGCCGCCGGCTCTTCTAAAGCGGACGCCGTTCTGCAGATACGGGAACCTGTGGAGCGACTTTTCTCTTCTCTGAGACAGTAGGTCTGATACACAGTGTGCATTCTGTTAGCACAACGTTTTTGAATTCAGAACGCAATTATCTGAGAAATCTCTGAACCAGTTTGAGCGgctccgtgggggggggggcttcgtTAGAAGCATCTGGGCCTTATCTCTGGCTGCCCAACCACGGACAAGTTCTTACGTTGCTAAACTCTGCTACTTTTTTCTTGGGCACTGTGAGAGATGCCAGTCTAAAGCTCCCCCCGgcaaacccaccccccacctaaAGGCCGCTTCTACATGAAAGACGCCAGCACTGCGGCATATCGGTACTCACCATTAGCGCCATCACTGTGAACATGACGGCTGAAATGAGGATCCATACCCTGCAATGAAAGGTCGCTGTTACTCTCTCCCTACTCTGCAGCAGAGTAGGCTGAACACTTTGCCCCATGCAAGTTTCGCAGGTTTAATTTAAACTGGGGAAGAAGCTCCAGAATACTGGGAGCAAAAAAGATGGGGGGAGGcttccccccccaaaaaaaatgacTCCCTAATGTTAGTTCATCCCCACAGTTCTGCCAGGAAACACTGAATACCACATATCCAGAACGGGTACCCATCAGATACGCCCTcaccccatgcccccccctgcccccccgccccatgctCACCTGAGGCCCATCGGCTCCCGCACCGCAAATTTGATTTCGTTGCCAAGCATCTGGCTTATCTGCAAGAAAGGGGCGACATTTTGGAGCCATGTCAATGAACAGGGTGCTCCAGAGGTCAGGCACACTTCAGCCGAGCAATTATGGATGGCTTCCATGCTCCTGTCATGGACAGGTCATGGACACGTGTGGATATTTTGGTCACGTTGCCACTCTGAGGCACAAACAGATACCCGCCAGTCCATTCAGACCGCAGTCTAAAAACACGGAAGATCGaggtttgtttttaattagaCCAAGTTAATTTTTATCGGAGATGATTCAGAGATTAACAGGAGACAGGCAATCAATCAAAACATTACATATTAATAAAGGTCTATATTTAGCTGGAAAAGCTGATTATAGATCACATGAGTGACACCCCTGTTAAAGCTTCTCCCCCATGTAATTTACCCATAAATGATTTAACCCTGAAGCACCCCCGTCAGGCTAGAGTCACCATCCGTGACATATTGGACCTACAACAGCTGTTAGCAGAAACCGTGCGGCACTTAATCTGAGCCAGGGAAACACTCAGCGAGGAACGTGGCGAGTGAGGAGACGACTGAGCCCAAGCTGCCCTATTAGCTATGAAATTgggatctcccccccccccccaccagaaaaAAAGCCTGGTGTCCCTGTCTATCCTGATGTCGCATCCCCTGTGGTTTtgtcacacactcacagagacagTGGAAGACAGAGGCGAGGGAAATGGCAATGTATAGCTTTACAGTGGCTGCGGCCCCCACTGCACGATGTACGGGGGTGTCAGCACTGGTGCCTGCAAACACTGCATATTGAAGCCAGCATAACTCAGAATCAGCTTATTCATCAACACTGTGCATATACCGCAGCATATGCAGTGCATGCAGTGAGGACACGAAACATGCATGACACACAAAGGACAGGTGGACAATTGCGATGAGGTGGGAGCAACAAGTAGGATGGGGGAGACAGCAGTAAGGGGTTCCTCTGTGCAAATTAGAGTAATAGATGACAATATGTACAAAAGCAGTTGCGATAAAAATGAGAGAGTACTGCAGACTTACTGTACAGGTTTTTGTTTTATGACTATTACTATTACAGTGTGATAGTGCCAATGTTGTAGAAGATGGTGACTAACAAGCCTTGTAAAGAGGGCAGCCTGAGGAAGAAACTGTTTGGCATCTGGCTTATTCTGGTTCTTTGAAACCGGTAGCCTTCCTCAGAAATGAGTTCCTGGATGAAACAGTGATGTGAGTGGGCAGGGATCTCTGAGGATTCTTATTTGTTATTTTCTTGTCCTGCAATTGTGAAGATGTCCAGTGGAGGGCAAGATTCAGCCAATGACTGATGAAGCGAGGAGATGCAGGGCCAAACCGGACTCGCGTGGAGAACAGGAGGGTGCTTTTGGAGGTAAAACTGTACCCAAATGGGCTTGATATCCTTGAGTCTGGTAATCCTGAGGGAGCTGGAGATGGTTGTCCCCAGGAGCCATCCAGCCATCCAGCAGTGTTAAGCTCTAGAAGGTTCTTTGAACACCACAACACCATGCAATCCCCCTATCTCTGGTACATAGTCACATCTGTATTTGCGATGAGATCCAAAAGCgacatcatctgcaaacttTAACTGCTTTGTGGATGGATCAAGAAGGTTCAGCCAATGGTGTCCAATGAGAAGTGAAGAAGGAAAAGCACATAGCCCATTTGACACAGTGGATCCCGGCAGCCGCATTTACTGTTCTGTGATTGGCAGGAAGTTGCCAATACACTAATGGATGGGGGGTGTGCTAACATAGAATATTTGATGTGCAGGAGATTTGGTTGATATGTAGAAGATCTGAGCTAAAATCAACATCCGGAACCATCCCATATGTACCACAGCTGTCCAGATGTTCCTGTATACAGGGAAGGTCTGATGCGGAAACTGTAAAGAGTCAAGAAGTGAGTCACTTTTCAGATTGGGAAGAATCAGACAGGTGCCAGGGGGGATGGGAGTCACTGAGGCAAGATGCTTTGTCCTTTCTGGAAGCAGGAACAATGACAATTGTCTCGAAGCGGGACCCAAGCAGCTGTCAGACGGCCCGCTCTTTGTTAAACAGCGGGATGCTGATGTCGGCAGGAAAATGAGGGACATTCCAATTACACCAGTTCGAGATTTCTAAGTGGGCAAACAAATCCATAAACAGAAAACATTTCAGGTAAGAACatctgatgatgatgacgaagaTGACTAATAATTAgtcaaaaataattaaaaaataaaaataaatttaaaaataatttaaaaaaacagaacctttattattattttggtgcAAAAACTGGTCGCAGAGCACAAATTgaagctgcaaaaaaaaaaagttacattttacagCAGCGAAATGATAACTTGTCTAAGATAACCTCTAAAGCTTCTGAGGGGGGTGGAACATTAAACAAAAAGCTCAGGCAATATCATCCCGCGAAACAAACTCTGTGTGGGGTCCTTTGCTGGCTTGGTCTCAGGGCCGAGGAGCAAATGAAACACTCCAGCCAGCCAGTACTCCTGGGGGCAGAAGCACTCGCGGCGCAACAAGGGCCAgacggcaaaaaaaaaacgctgCGTTTTCTCTGCAGCCGCTTCAGCCAAAGGGAGCCAGTTGGGCCCCATTTGCCAGGCCTGCTGCCGTCAATCTCACCCCGTGCCAATTAACTGGACAAAGCAAAACCTCCCCCCTTGGACTGCTTTTGCGGCAAGTCTATACGGAGGAGCTTATGTAATAGGCAGCCCCCGgtgcctgttttcatttcaCAGGCTTGGTGAATCCTTCCAGCGGGCAGGAACGACACTCATATCCCAGGGCAATCTACCGCGAGACATGAGGATGCTGGGGGCTACCTGACTGCCCAAGCCGACAGCGAAAGAGGAAGAGCAGGATGCTCGCAatgtgggggcggggccacgtGTGGCAGGCAGGACCTCCACACCAGACGCGCACCTTCTAAGCCATCGAGCTCCAACGGCGCATAgagacagcgccccctacagggacGGGCCTACTGCTGAGCTTTGAAGCCCCATGAGCACCAAGATAGCACTAATACTGGTGTGGCCTACTTAAATCTGCAATACTGGTGTCAGCTGACTGGATCTtctacccaccccccccagactCCGCACCGTGACATAATATTACAGCAGATTGTGACTGTAACCAATTCATTTTACACAAGACTCTGGCACGAGTGCAGCAGCTATCAATCAAAACTTTTTCCCCCTCTTCTAAAGTAACAGTAAATGGcttaaattttataaaataattgATTTATGACTTGGCTAGCAGACGAGGTTTAAGCGAACAATTTCAACATCGCGATGAAAATATTCTAACACATGGATGTGCCAACTATTAttatacaaacatttatttaatctaCCATACTAAAACTCTCATTCTGAAACATTTTCAGTGATGTTTAGGAATTTGTAGGCGTTGCCTTAAGACGTCCCCAGAGGCCTTGGAGTAACATAATTAAGAAATGTGTCCTTTTGGTTACGATCAGCATCAAAGAGCCCCTAAATTTAAAAGTCCGCCTTTTATAAAACATTGACACACACCACTGTTCAGTGTCACGTGCCGCCCTCTCTGCAGCACAACCTCTGCAGTGCGTGTATGAAAATCACAACCACGGCTATATAAATGATTCTAAAATAAGGGGCTTGTCAAAGTGACCCAGAATGTGTGACCCGCAGCTAGGCGCCGGTTTCTAGTGACCATCTAGTCGGTGATACTGCGGACGCCGGGCCGTCTGGGTGCCCCGTCTGGGTGGAAACGGACCGCTGAGGCTCTGAAGTGGCCTGAGCCATGGGGCCTTCAGGATGGTGGGAACGCTTAAGGACTATTCCACGTTAGAGTGGAAGATAACAGCCGCTTAATGGTTGTAATGGGGAGATAATGGGGTTTCCCAGGATGCCAGAGTCTCCAGGGCCTTGGGACTGGATGCAAGActgttctggaaaaaaaaaaacaggtccaTAGCCCCCCCATGACATTTTCATCTATCCCACTGGACAGATCCGTCCCGCTGAAACAACTTGACCCAAGAGGTCGTAAGACAGCGGAGCGCCTAAGTGGCGCAGATGTGCCGGGCCTTTGATGCACTGCCTGGGCTGGTCCCTTCCATCACTTCGCTTGACTCCCCTCCTACAACAGCAATTTGGTGCCAATTCCTTCTTGATCACTGGAAATACTCTGCCTGCAGCTAAGAAAACATCACAAAGACAGGGAGGATTGTAGGTGATgctgactggggaaacataaAAGTCTGTGATACACGTCACCCAGAAATCTCTCCCTCAGGAACAAAAGGCTTAGAGGCACATAGTAATATCTGGTTTCTAGGCAAAAGGCATGTGTTTGTGAGTTCGAATAAGAGCAAACTACAAAGGATTAGGGATTCTGCCGAAATCGTGCTCAGGTTCCCTGGTATTAGAGGACTAACAAACCTAACACCGCTTGCCTTCAGAATGCAGGGTTCTGTGATCTGTGCCACCAGACCAAGATAATCATCCATCTTGGCTGCACCAGTTCCTGATTATTTTTGGATTCTTGCCTTGCTGCACAGAGCAGAGATTCTAGTGGAATTCAGCTGCGTGGGACGCGGGAGCAGGACAGCCGCGTGAGAGACGAGCAGCTGAGTTATGGCGCCCAAAAGAAAGAGACGACCTTCGCTGCGTGTCACTGGAGAGAAACCTCGAGCCTTCATAAATAAAAGTTCAAGAGAAACATTCCCCATAAAATAGTCATGAACCTTCctgcagcccccctccccacaggtTTCAGAGAACTTCCACTCTCCTTCCCCCTTCAGTCAGGGACTGTTTCCTTGTTCCACGACAGGAAGAGCCAGGCAGCAGCCGGTGCGTGAAAAGCGGAACGACGCTCGACTTTCAGAGGATGCAGCCTGGCATTGTTTACAAATGCCCCTCCCAGCCCGTCAACCACAGCCCAGCAAACTGCCCCCCACTTGTGTTGCCCCGCTCGCGTTCACATGAAGACCAAACCGAAAACAAAACATGTCTAACTTGTTCACCAGTGACATTATAGACTGTCCAGTCGTGTTGATATAAGTGGTGACACTGGTGTCAAGAGCAGCTGTGCTACATTCCCACTGGGATCCGCGACGTGGAGACCGGTCGTTCACCGCCATCGCACTTCCAGTCGAACGGAAGGCGGCGAGCATGAATTACGGCAGCGATTAGGGCCCCCGCCAAGATAAATGGCGTCTGAGGAGCAAACCGATGAACAACCGCAGGGCGGAACGGGTCACATGTCAGCGGCATTCCTGCCCTTTTCCTGTCAAAATGTTTATAAGACAGTGGGGGAAAACTGGAAGAGGAAGCAGCTCTTAGAAGCTTCTTGTCTGATTTGTTCTTCAGTGGAAaggaatgaatgaaaaaaaatacacactgaAGCCTGCAGGTCACTGGTGCGACTCTGTATATCACCCCCCATTCCACACAGATGAGATGCACCTCAGTACAAGGCAAGCACGTCTAATAATCTCTTCTGAAACCACGCTCTCAGTCAGTTTTGCTTGGGATGGATCACCTCTGCCCTCCCTATACTTCATATCACATACAGGCTGACATAAGCTAGTGTTTGGGtgcactgcagagagacagccTGACATAAGCTAGTGTTTGGGTGCACTGCAGAGAGATAGCCTGACATAAGCTAGTGTTTGGGtg
The Paramormyrops kingsleyae isolate MSU_618 chromosome 13, PKINGS_0.4, whole genome shotgun sequence DNA segment above includes these coding regions:
- the LOC111859503 gene encoding tumor protein p53-inducible protein 11-like is translated as MASKPHPPLMKKHSQTDLVSRLKTRKILGVGGEDDDGEVHRSKISQMLGNEIKFAVREPMGLRVWILISAVMFTVMALMALAFPGQLSEMVFEEELSSSIISIRLYGGALLSISLIMWNGLYTAEKVIIQWTLLTEACYFTVQFLVMTATFIEMGSASNSGILLLLSRVLFLIITLCYYYHLGRRPKKI